The sequence TAACCGGCCTCGTCGATGAGATCGATGAGGTTGTGGCCGATGAGGCGCTCCACCGGGTTGCTGACCGCCAGCACCAGCTGGGCTTCGAGATGGTCGGCGAGCGAGGTCTCGGCCGAAACGAAGGCTTCGAGATTGTAGCCCTCACCATCCGCCCCGCCGCCGCCCGCGCCGGTCCATTCCGAATAGGTCGGGCCTTCGCCGCTCGGCAGCGGCGCCGCCGGCTCGCGGCCATTATCGTCGGGGAAGACGTTCTCCATGCCGGTATCGAGCCGATCCTCGATGGCACTGCGGCTCGTCTCCAGCCGCTCCTCCAGCCAGTCGGAGACGCGCTCCTCGCGCTCATGCACCTGATCGGCCCGGGGATCGAGATCGGCGTCGCTGGTGCGCTCGCGCACCGCCCCGGCGTCCGCCTCGCCCTCCCCCGCGCGCTCACCCTCAGGCTCGGCCTGGCGTTCCAGCAGCGGGTTGCGCTCCAGCTCCGCCTCGACATAGGCCACGAGATCGAGATTGGAGAGCTGCAGCAGCTTGATCGCCTGCATGAGCTGCGGCGTCATTACCAGCGACTGGGTCTGGCGGAATTCGAGTCGCGGACCTAGCGACATGGCGCGCACTCTCCACGGGCGGCGGCAAGGGCGATGGGCGGGACCCGGTCCATGCTACAGACGGAACTCCTCGCCGAGATAGAGGCGACGGACGTCCTCGCTCGCCACGATTTCCTCGGGCGAGCCTTCCATCAGCACCGTGCCGGAATGGATGATGTAGGCACGGTCGATGAGGCCCAGCGTCTCGCGCACATTGTGATCGGTGATCAGCACGCCGATGCCACGCTCGGTCAGCTGGCGCACCAGCGCCTGAATGTCGCCCACCGCGATCGGGTCGATGCCGGCGAAGGGCTCGTCGAGCAGCATGAAGGTCGGGCGCGAGGCCAGCGCACGGGCAATTTCCACGCGGCGCCGCTCGCCGCCGGAAAGGGCGATGGAGGGTGACTTGCGCACATGGGTGACGCGGAACTCTTCCAGCAGTTCGTCGAGCTGGCGTTCGCGCTCGCGGCGGTTCGGCTCCACCACTTCCAGCACGGCGCGGATATTGTTCTCGACCGACAGGCCGCGAAAGATCGAGGCTTCCTGCGGGAGATACCCGACGCCGAGGCGGGCACGCCGGTACATGGGCAGGTGGGTCACGTCGTAGCTGTCGAGTTCGATGCGGCCGGCATCGGCCTTCACCAGCCCGGTGATCATGTAGAAGATGGTGGTCTTGCCGGCGCCGTTCGGCCCCAGCAGGCCCACCGCCTCGCCACGCCGCACATGCAGGCTCGCCCCGCGCACCACCTGCCGGCCGCCATAGCTCTTGGCGAGGCCGACCGCGTTGAGCATGCGCTGCTCGCCGGCGATCGCCTCTGGCGCACGGGACGCAGGGACGGCCGGCGCGCGGCGGGGATCACTGGCGCGGGCGGAGGCGGGCGCCTCGCGCGACGGGCGCAAATCCGCCGCCAGTGCCGCCTCGAAATCGGCCTGGAACTGGGCCTCGATGTCATCGGCGCCCGGCGCCGCTTCTCTGTGGCCGTCGACACCGCGCACCGGCGCGGACGCTGAACCGGAACCTTGCGACGCTGACTTGCCGCGTCCGACGATGGTCGAGAAAAGACCCACGCGCACCCTCCGTGGTGAAATCACCACCCGGAAGGTGATAAACGTTCAGGACGCCGCTGGCAAATCGCGATGCAAGAAGCGGGCCGGAATCGGGGCAGAGTGAGGCAAAAGCCGGAAACGGTGCCCATGCACCCCAAGATGCGCCAATCGCCGGCCGTCACCGCGCCCGCCCGCCATTGGGGGTGCGAAACGGCAAAGCGCCGCCCCACCGAGCGGCGCCGGCAGGCTCAGGGCGCCGGTTTCGGCTTCGCCGCCGGCGCGGCCGGCTTGGCACCCGGCAGCGCGCCATCCGCGCCCTTCATGCTGTTGGGCACGATCAGGCTTTCGATGCGGCCGCCGTCGAAGCGCGACAGGCCGGTGGTGAGATCCACGGTCAGCTTCTTGCCGCGAATGACGTTGGGGCCGGAGGTGAGCACCACGGGATTGCCGGTGAGCGTGATGGTGTTGGCCTTGGTCTCGAACACGCCCTGGTCGCCGGTGGCGGTCTGTTCCTTGGTGGTCACCACCACCGAGCCGTTGATCTCCAGCCGGCGGATCGCGGAGGAGTTGATCGGGCTTCCCGCCGCCAGCGCATCGCCGGAAGCCGCCGCCGGCTTGCCGCCCGGCGCGTCCTTGCCCCCGGCCGCGTCCTTGCCGTCATAGAACACCACCAGCTCCTTGCAGCGCATGGTGGTGTCGCCCTGTTGCACCACGACATTGCCGCTGAACACCGCCTGCTTCTGCTGGTCGCGCACTTCCAGGCTGTTGGCGTTGATGCGGATCGGCTCGTCGCGATTCGCCGCAAAGCCCTGCAGGGCGTTCGGCACATTATTGGCCTGCGCCAGCGCGGCGGAAGACGCCCCCGCGAGGCCGGCGGTAAGGACGAGGGCGGCGAGGCCGGAACGGGTGAAAGCGAGGGGCATGTTCATCCCGACATGTCTACCTGCCCCGCGCCGGGGGTTCAATGAGGGCGGGGTCACGGATTGCTGCCGACGGCAGGCGCGGGCGTTGCGGCGTCGGGCGCGGCGACCGCCGCCGGCGCCGGCGTCGCCGGCTTCTCGGTCGCCGGTTTCTCCGGGGCGGGCATCTTGAAATCCAGCTGCACATTGCCGACGAGCAGGGCGCGCGAATCCTTCTGCGACACTTCCAGCGTGTCGGCGGTCAGCTTGCCGTCGAGATAGGTCAGCTCCACCGGGCTCTTCGACACCAATGTCCCGCCCTTGACGTCGATCTCGGCTTCCTTCAGCCGCCCGCCATAGCCGGACGAGGTGTCGAAAATCACCCCGCCGTCGAGCGTCAGATTCTCGGTCTTGGTGTCGTAGCTACCGCCGATGGCGGTCAGATTGGCCCAGCCCTTGTCCGCCAGCTCAAGCTTGGCTTCGATCTTGTCGAGCGTGATGCGGTTGGGTTGCGTCAGATCCTGCGAGGCGGAAAAGGCGGACACGTCATAGCCGCGATTATCGGCGGTGAACCCGTGCAGGCGGGGAAATTCCATCTTCACCTGCGTGCCCGACAGCGACACCCGGCCGAGATCGAAGGGCAGGTCGACGGCGAGGGTGAAGGGATCGAGATAATTGATCGCCACGGTGACGCCGATAGCGGTGATCACGCCGAGTGGCAGGGCCACGCGCAGGAACCGCACGCGCCGGCTGTGGCGCCGGGCGTTCTTGAACAATTTGGCGCGCCGGGCCTCGTGCGCAGCGACATTCGCCGACCCACGGCGCACCACCGGCTCGCTCGTCTTCGCGCCCCGCACCGCGGGGGGTTCGACATGTTTGTTCATGCGCGACGGTTCATCCCCGACTGACGGCCACCTTCCGCATCCCGGCCGGGGCTCAAGATGGCGGCTTCCGGCCGAAGGCGCAAGCCAGCATGGCCGCCCGCTCTCCCCCTCGCGCGAAAAGCCGGCGATTGTCGGGCCGCATTCTCACATGTGCGCGAAGCGCTCACGTATGCGCGAAGATGTCCTGGTCCGGCCATCCCGCGAGGTCGAGCTGCGCGCGGGTGGGCAGGAACTCGAAGCAGGCCTGCGCCAGTTCCCCGCGCCCCTCGCGCGCCAGCATGGCGGCGAGCCGCGCCTGCAGCGCGTGCAGATGCAGCACATCGGAGGCGGCATAGTGCAGCTGGGCATCGCTCAGCTCGTCCGCGGCCCAGTCCGAACTCTGCTGCTGCTTGGACAGGTCAACGCCGAGCAGTTCCCGCACCAGCTCCTTCAGCCCGTGCCGGTCGGTATAGGTGCGGGTCAGCCGCGAGGCGATCTTGGTGCACCACACCGGCGACACGGTGAGGCCGAAGGTCTTGCCGAGCACGGCGACATCGAAGCGGGCGAAGTGGAACAGCTTCACGCTGCGTGGGTCGGTGAGCAGCTTTTCGAGGTTCGGCGCGCTGCCCGGACCCGCCCCGGCGGGGATCTGCACCACATCGGCGGTGCCGTCGCCGGGAGAGAGCTGCACCACGCACAGCCGGTCGCGGTGCGGGTTGAGGCCGAGCGTCTCGGTGTCGATGGCGACGAAGGGCGCTTTGTCGGGCGTGTAGCGGGCGAGGTCGACAAGGTCGCCGCGGTGCAGGCGGATGCTCATGGGAACCATAATTTTGAAGAGTTTGCGCTGCTTACCACCACCGCCCCCGCCCCGGCAACCGGCAGCGGGCGCCCCCGCTCAGGCGAGCAGCGCGTCCACCACGAGGCCGGCAAGCAGGATCAGCCCGGAATCACGGTTGGAGCGGAACAGCCGCAGGCACAGCTCCCGATCGTCGATATCGAGCCGGCGCAGCTGATTGGCGAGCTGCACGGTGAAGATGCCGAGCCCGCCCCAGGCCCAGGGACCCGATCCGGCGCTCACCAATGCGAGGCCGATCAGCACCAGGGCGGCGCCATAAAGGCCCGCCAGCCATTTAGCGGTATGAGCCCCGAAAAGCAGGGCGGAAGATTTCACCCCGACGACGGCGTCGTCCTCCCGGTCCTGATGGGCATAGATCGTGTCATAGCCCACCACCCACAGCACCGCGCCGGCATAGAGCAGGAAGGCCGGCGCCGGCAGCGCTTGCAGCAGCACCGCAAAGCCCATCAGCGCGCCCCAGGAAAAGGCAAGGCCGAGCACCAGCTGCGGGATCCACATCACCCGCTTCATCAGCGGGTAGACCACCACAAGCCCGAGCGACGAGAGCGCGACACCGATGGCGAAAAACGGCAGGCAGAGAAGGACGGCGAGCCCCGCGAGCAGCTGAAGCGCGAGAAAGACCAGCGCACCCGTCAGCGTCACCTGCCCGGCCGGTAGCGGGCGCGAGCGCGTGCGCTCCACGCGTCCGTCAATGTCCCGGTCGAGAATGTCGTTCCAGGTGCAGCCGGCGCCGCGCATCGCCACCGCGCCGATGGCGAACAGCACCGCCCAGCCCACCGCCGCGCCATAGGCGGGCGCACCGCCTTCGGCCTGCACCCGCAGGGCGAGCGCCAGCGACCACCAGCAGGGAATGAGCAGCAGCCAGCTGCCGATCGGCCGGTCGGCCCGGGCGAGGCGGAGATAGGGGCGGAGCGGTGCCGGGGCGTAGCGATCCACCCAATTGCCGGCGGAATCGGCCGGCACCGGCCCGACAGGAGACGGCGCCGCCGGGATCATCGGATCAGCGCAGCGCGTCGCCGCCGAGCGTGTCGAACACGCCGCCCGGAGGTGCGCCCGTCGTCGGCAGGCCGCTCGACAGGCCGAGACCGGCGGAGATCGCTCCCTGGGGCGGCGGGCCGCTGGGGCCGCCACCGCCGCCGCTTTCCTGGATCTTCGCCACCTCGCAGACCTTGTTGCGCGTGGTGTTCACCGAGCTGACATTCTGCTTGAACTTCGCCAGCACCTCGTCGGGCACACCGCACTTGGTCTTGTTGGTGTTGAGGTACGAATAGAAGCTCTGCTGCGCGTTCGCGAAACTGCGGAACATCGGGCACAGCTCGGACGGCGACGCCTTCTTCTTCGCGGCGCCCTCCAGGGCTTTGCCCCGATTCTCGACTTCTTCGCGCAGCTTGGCGACCTGCCCCTGGCATTCCGAGGCATTCGGATTGGCCTGCTGCGGCGGGGGCGCGGCGACGCCGGGAGCGAGGCCGCCAGCACCCGCAGAGAAGCCCGGACTGAAGCCGGGCGCCGGCTGCGCGGCCTCATCCGCCTGCGGTGCGATAGGCACCGGCTGAACCACCACCGCGCCGGAGGAGGCCTCGCCGCCCGAACCGCCGGGCGCGCCGATCCACTGCGCGCCGGCCGGGAGCGTGCCGAGCATCCCGGCGAGCAGAACGCCTGCCAGCGTCGGGGTCATGCTACGTGCCCGCAGGCGCTTCGGGTGCGTGTTCAAAAGCCAATCTCTCATCAGGTGGTCGATCGGTGCCGTGTCGTTGACCAAGCGTGATACAGAGGCATGAAAGATTGGGCAACATCGCGGCGCCCGCGATATTTCCTGCAAATTCCGGACGAAAATCGACCCATGACCCGCGCCCACGACGATTCGACCACTGAGCCCTATGATTTTCGCGCCCAACGGCTGTTTGTCGAGGAGCCGCTGACCGAGGCCGCGCTGGTACGGCTCGACCGCGACCGGGCGCATTATGTCTCCGATGTGATCCGGCTGGAGGTGGGCGGGCACCTGCATCTGTTCAATGGCCGCGATGGCGAGTGGCGCGCGGTGCGCGAGGCCGGCGGACGGCGCGAGGTGCTGCTGCGCTGCGAGGCGCAGCTGCGGCGCCAGTCGCCGCCGCCCGATCTCGATTATGTCTTTGCCCCGCTCAAGCATGCCCGGCTGGACTACATGGTGCAGAAGGCGGTGGAGATGGGGGCCGGCCGGCTGGTGCCGGTGATGACCCGGCGCACCCAGGCGACCCGGGTGAACACCGAGCGCATGCGTGCCAATGTCATCGAGGCGGCTGAGCAATGCGGCATCCTCACCCCGCCGCAGGTCGTTGAGCCCGTGCCGCTGCCGCGCTGGCTCGCCGCGCTGGAGCCGGACCGCCGGCTGGTCTTCTGCGACGAGGCGGCGCCGCAGGCCGACCCGCTGGCGCCGCTGCGCGCCGCCGTGGCCGGCCCGCTTGCGGTGCTGATCGGCCCGGAAGGCGGCTTCGCCGAGGAGGAGCGGCGCCTGCTCGCCGCCCATCCCGGTGCCATCGTGCTGTCGCTCGGCCCGCGCATCCTGCGCGCCGACACCGCTGCCGTCGCCGCCCTCGCCCTGGTGGAAGCCGCCCGTCAGGCCGCACGCTGACCGGACGCCAAGCCTGCCGCGCCCCAACTATCCGCAGATCTCATCAATCGACTAATTAAAATGTATTTTCAATATCTGTAGTAAACGCAAAGGTCACACGGAGGTCTTACTTCTCCATCATCCCTCCCCGCGACGCACCGCCCTGTTGATTCGCTGCCGGCTAAGCGACAACGGCGCCGGTTCGTGGCGTGAATGCGGGAAGGTCGTGATGTCTCAGGTCGGAACAGAAGAATACCGCATCGGCATCGAGGAAGAGTATTTCCTCGTCGAAGCCGAGACCAAAAGCCCGCTGCGGCGCGTGCCGTCCGCCTTCATGAACCAGATACGGACCTCGCTCGGCCCCGCCGTCTCGGGCGACGTGCAGCCGTCGCAGATCGAGGTGATGACCCGTCCGCACCGCAGCGCCGCCGAGGCGCGGCGGGAGTTGCACGGGCTGCGCCGGAGCCTCGCTGAGGTGAGCGCTGGTTTCGACCTCGCCTTCATCGCCGCCGGCACCCATCCCACCGCCAGCTGGCAGGGTGGCAAGCGCGCGCCGACGCAGCGCTATGACGGGTTGATGCACGACCTGCAGATGCTGGGCGAGCGCAACATGCTGTGCGGCATGCATGTGCATGTGGAACTCCCGGACGCCGACCAGCGCATCGACGTGATGCGCCGCATCCTTCCCTATCTTCCGGTCTTCGTCGCGCTCTCCACCTCCTCGCCCTTCTGGGAATCCAAGCGCACCGGCCTGATGGGCTACCGCCTCGCCGCCTATGACGAGCTGCCGCGCACCGGCCTGCCGGAACTGTTCGAGAGCGCGAAGGACTACCAGGACTATATCGACGCGCTGGTGGCCGCGCGGGCGATCCGCGATTCGAGCTATGTGTGGTGGACCATCCGCCCGTCGGAAAAGCACCCGACGCTGGAACTGCGCGCGCCCGACAGCTGCACGCGGGTGGAGGATTCCGTCGCCATTGCCGCGCTTTACCGGGCGCTGGTGCGCCATCTCGTGCGCAACCCAAGACTCAATGCCGGCATCGATCCGGTCGAGCGCGCCATCGCGGCAGAGAACAAGTGGCGCGCCCAGCGCTATGGCGTCCATGGCAGCTTCGTCGACCGCCGCGCCCGCGAGGCGGTGCCGGTGGCGCAGGCGGTGGAGGCGCTGATCGACCAGCTCACCGAGGACGCCGACGCGCTCGGCGGGCGGGCGGAACTGGAGCATCTGCGCACGATCATTCGCGGCGGCACCAGCGCCGACATCCAGATCGCCGTCTATCAGGAAGCCGCCCACCGCACCGGCAACCGCGCGGAAGGGCTGAAGGCGGTGAACACCTGGCTCGCCCACGCCTCCGCGCAATAGCCCGCCGCAGCGGGCGGGCACAGCGACAGGTTGAAGGGGCGCTTGCGGCCCCGCAATTTCCATTTTCCATCGGTAGTTACAGCGATTTGCGCCGGAGCTTGGCGTGTGTATGGTCGCGCGCCCCGCATGCCGCCCGGAGTTCCCCATGGCGCGAGACCAGATCGACACGCAGCCCATCGAAAGCCGCGACGAACTCGTCGCGTGGTTCGAGGCGGGTAGCAAAGCGCCGTCGAAATTCCGCATCGGCACGGAACACGAGAAGTTTCCCTTCACGCTGAAGGGGCACGAGCCGGTGCCCTATGAAGGTCCCAACGGCATACGCGCCCTGCTGGAAGGCATGCAGGCGCTGAACTGCTGGGAACCGATCATGGAAGGCGAGACCATTATCGGCCTCGCCGACACGGTCGGTGGCGGGGCGAT comes from Ancylobacter polymorphus and encodes:
- the lptB gene encoding LPS export ABC transporter ATP-binding protein, producing MGLFSTIVGRGKSASQGSGSASAPVRGVDGHREAAPGADDIEAQFQADFEAALAADLRPSREAPASARASDPRRAPAVPASRAPEAIAGEQRMLNAVGLAKSYGGRQVVRGASLHVRRGEAVGLLGPNGAGKTTIFYMITGLVKADAGRIELDSYDVTHLPMYRRARLGVGYLPQEASIFRGLSVENNIRAVLEVVEPNRRERERQLDELLEEFRVTHVRKSPSIALSGGERRRVEIARALASRPTFMLLDEPFAGIDPIAVGDIQALVRQLTERGIGVLITDHNVRETLGLIDRAYIIHSGTVLMEGSPEEIVASEDVRRLYLGEEFRL
- a CDS encoding LptA/OstA family protein, with amino-acid sequence MNMPLAFTRSGLAALVLTAGLAGASSAALAQANNVPNALQGFAANRDEPIRINANSLEVRDQQKQAVFSGNVVVQQGDTTMRCKELVVFYDGKDAAGGKDAPGGKPAAASGDALAAGSPINSSAIRRLEINGSVVVTTKEQTATGDQGVFETKANTITLTGNPVVLTSGPNVIRGKKLTVDLTTGLSRFDGGRIESLIVPNSMKGADGALPGAKPAAPAAKPKPAP
- a CDS encoding ribonuclease D codes for the protein MSIRLHRGDLVDLARYTPDKAPFVAIDTETLGLNPHRDRLCVVQLSPGDGTADVVQIPAGAGPGSAPNLEKLLTDPRSVKLFHFARFDVAVLGKTFGLTVSPVWCTKIASRLTRTYTDRHGLKELVRELLGVDLSKQQQSSDWAADELSDAQLHYAASDVLHLHALQARLAAMLAREGRGELAQACFEFLPTRAQLDLAGWPDQDIFAHT
- a CDS encoding 16S rRNA (uracil(1498)-N(3))-methyltransferase translates to MTRAHDDSTTEPYDFRAQRLFVEEPLTEAALVRLDRDRAHYVSDVIRLEVGGHLHLFNGRDGEWRAVREAGGRREVLLRCEAQLRRQSPPPDLDYVFAPLKHARLDYMVQKAVEMGAGRLVPVMTRRTQATRVNTERMRANVIEAAEQCGILTPPQVVEPVPLPRWLAALEPDRRLVFCDEAAPQADPLAPLRAAVAGPLAVLIGPEGGFAEEERRLLAAHPGAIVLSLGPRILRADTAAVAALALVEAARQAAR
- a CDS encoding carboxylate-amine ligase produces the protein MSQVGTEEYRIGIEEEYFLVEAETKSPLRRVPSAFMNQIRTSLGPAVSGDVQPSQIEVMTRPHRSAAEARRELHGLRRSLAEVSAGFDLAFIAAGTHPTASWQGGKRAPTQRYDGLMHDLQMLGERNMLCGMHVHVELPDADQRIDVMRRILPYLPVFVALSTSSPFWESKRTGLMGYRLAAYDELPRTGLPELFESAKDYQDYIDALVAARAIRDSSYVWWTIRPSEKHPTLELRAPDSCTRVEDSVAIAALYRALVRHLVRNPRLNAGIDPVERAIAAENKWRAQRYGVHGSFVDRRAREAVPVAQAVEALIDQLTEDADALGGRAELEHLRTIIRGGTSADIQIAVYQEAAHRTGNRAEGLKAVNTWLAHASAQ
- the ubiA gene encoding 4-hydroxybenzoate octaprenyltransferase — encoded protein: MIPAAPSPVGPVPADSAGNWVDRYAPAPLRPYLRLARADRPIGSWLLLIPCWWSLALALRVQAEGGAPAYGAAVGWAVLFAIGAVAMRGAGCTWNDILDRDIDGRVERTRSRPLPAGQVTLTGALVFLALQLLAGLAVLLCLPFFAIGVALSSLGLVVVYPLMKRVMWIPQLVLGLAFSWGALMGFAVLLQALPAPAFLLYAGAVLWVVGYDTIYAHQDREDDAVVGVKSSALLFGAHTAKWLAGLYGAALVLIGLALVSAGSGPWAWGGLGIFTVQLANQLRRLDIDDRELCLRLFRSNRDSGLILLAGLVVDALLA